The DNA region TACGTCTCGGCGGCCGGCGGCGCCTTCCTGGAATGGCTGGAAGGCAAGGAACTGCCGGGCGTCGCGGCGCTGAAGAAGTAAGCGGCTCCAAGGGACCGCACAGCGAAAGGCTCCGGGCTCATGCCCGGAGCCTTTTTCATATCGGAACGGAGAGGCGATGCCAGGCCGTACGCCTGCTGAGCCGCTTTATAGGCAATTATATCGCCGGCCATAAATTATGGAGCGCGCCATAATTGCCCATAATCCGCTCAGCGGCTGTCACCTGACCGTCACGATATCGAAACCCCCGCGCTCGAATAGGCTTGCATCCCGCCGCTCGGATCGCCATAACAGCGCCGGGAGGCTGGCGTCGGACGAGTCCCTCGCCAACCCGGTCAGGTCCGGAAGGAAGCAGCCGCAACGAGTTACGGCTCGGGTCGTTCGTCCAGTCTCCCACCCTCCTCTCACATTGCCAGAACGAAACAGACGGCGACAGCGCGGCGCCGGGACGCTATCCTGCGGCCCGAACGAACCCCTTCCCTCCCGTCGTTTCGACAGGCCAGCCGCGTGACCGATACCACCGCCGACAGCACCGCCCTTTCCGCCCCCGCCCCGGCTCCCGCCACCGGGCTGGCCTACCGGGTGCTCGCGCGCAAATACCGGCCGAAGACCTTCGACGAGCTGATCGGCCAGGACGCGCTGGTCCGCACCCTGAGCAACGCCATCCAGTCCGGCCGCATCGCCCAGGCCTTCATGCTGACCGGGGTGCGCGGCGTCGGCAAGACCACCACCGCCCGCATCATCGCCCGCGCGCTGAACTGCACCGGCCCCGACGGCACCGGCGGGCCGACGGTCAGCCCCTGCGGCGTCTGCGACAATTGCCGCGCCATCGCCGAGGACCGGCATGTCGACGTGATGGAGATGGACGCCGCCAGCCACACCGGCGTCGACGACATCCGCGAGATCATCGACGGCGTGCGCTATTCTCCCGTCTCGGCCCGCTACAAGCTCTACATCATCGACGAGGTCCACATGCTGTCCAAGAGCGCGTTCAACGCGCTCCTGAAGACGCTGGAGGAACCGCCGAGCCATGTGAAGTTCGTCTTCGCCACCACCGAGATCCGCAAGGTGCCGGTGACGGTGCTGTCGCGCTGCCAGCGTTTCGACCTGCGCCGCGTCGACGCCCAGGTGCTGAAGGAGCATTTCACCCGCATCACCGCGCTGGAAGGGGCGGAGATCGAGGGGGACGCCGCCGCCCTGGTGGCGCGCGCCGCCGACGGGTCGGTGCGCGACGGGCTGTCGCTGCTGGATCAGGCCATCGCGCTCGCCGCCGGCACCGTCACCGCGCAGCAGGTGCGCGACATGCTTGGGCTGGCCGACCGCACCCGCGTGATCGACCTGTTCGAGTCCGCCGTCTCCGCCCGCCCCGCCGAGGCGATGGACATCCTGTCAGACCTGCACCGGGTCGGCGCCGACCCGGTGGTGATCCTGCAGGACCTGCTCGATCTCGTCCACAACCTGACCCGGCTGAAGGTGGTGCCCGACAGCGCCAACGACCCGTCCCTGCCGGAGGCCGAGCGCACGCGCGGAGCGGCGCTGTCGGGCAAGCTCGGCATGCCGGCGCTGACCCGCGCGTGGCAGCTGCTGCTGAAGGGGCTGGGCGAGGTGCAGGCGGCGCCGGTGCCCCAGCAGGCGCTGGAGATGGTGATCGTCCGCCTGTCCTATGCCGCCGACCTGCCGACCCCGGGCGAGCTGATCCGCCAGTTCCAGGCCCAGCAGGCGAATGGCGGCGGGGCGAATGGCGGCGCGCCGATGGGCCGCGGCCAAGGCGGTGGTCCAGGCGGCGGCCCGGTCGCGGTCGCCACCCATGCGGTCGCGCGCTCCAACGGCTCAGCCCAGCCGCAGGCCGTCATGGCGGCGGCGCCCGCCCCGGCCGCCATCGCGGCGGGCGAGGAGCTGTCGCCGATGCCGCCGGATTTCCGCAACCTTGTGCAGCTGTTCTCCGACCGGCGCGAGGGCGCGCTTTACGGCTATCTGATGGAGACGGTCCAGCTGGTGCGGATGGAGCCGGGCCGGCTCGAACTCAAGCTGCGCCCGGCCGCGCCGCCGACCCTGCCGGCCAAGGTCGGACAGTTCCTGACCGAATGGACCGGCCAGCGCTGGATCGTCGCCCTGTCCGACGGGCAGGCCCAGCCGACGCTGGCCGAGCAGGAGAAGGCCGAGAAGCGCCGCGCCTGGTCGGAGGCGGAAGCCAACCCGGTGGTCCGCGCGGTGATCGAGGCCTTCGCCGGCGCGAAGATCGTCGAGGTCCGCGATCTGGCCGAAGTCGCCGCGGCGGAGAGTGCAGCGGTTGCGGATGACGGCGAGACACCCGATTTCATTGTTCAGCAGCAGGACGACGGGGTCTATTACCCCCTCGACGACGAAGGAGAGTACTGACCGATGAAGAATATCGGCAACATGATGAAGCAGGCCCAGCAGATGCAGGCCAAGATGCAGGAAATGCAGGCGAGCCTGGAGCAGGTCGAAGTGACCGGCCAAAGCGCGGCCGGCATGGTCGTCGTGACCGTCAACGGCAAGAGCGAGATGAAGAAGGTCAAGCTCGACAAGTCGATCGTCGATCCCGAGGACGTCGAGGTTCTGGAGGATCTGATCGTCGCCGCCTTCAACGACGCCAAGAAGAAGGTGGAGCAGCATGTCGCCGAGGAGACCTCGAAGATGATGGGCGGGTTGAAGCTGCCGCCGGGCATGAAGCTGCCCTTCTGATCTTTCTTGCCCTCTCCCGCCCCGGGAGAGGGCGCGGAGCCGCCGGCCATAGGCCGGACGAGCACCGAAGGTGATCGTAGGCGGAGCGCGGTCGCGAGACTTGCGAGCGGCCTTGGACCCGCCGCAGGCGGGGAGGGTGAGGGGCGATCCGGACATGGGCCCCCTTATCCTCGTATCACCCCTCACCCTTCCCAAGCTCCGCTTGGGCCCCTTCCCTCTCCCGGGGCGGGAGAGGGAGATATGTGTCGGCACCCCACCCCATGATCGGACCTGAAATCGAACGCCTGATCCAGTTGCTGTCCAAGCTGCCGGGACTCGGTCCCCGGTCGGCGCGGCGGGCGGCGCTGCATCTGATGAAGCGGCGGGACAGCCTGCTGGTGCCTTTGTCGGAGGCGATGGCGGCGGCCGGCGAATCGATCCGCGCCTGCTCCGTCTGCGGCAACCTGGACAGCCGCGACCCCTGCACCGTCTGCGCCGACCACAGCCGCGACCGCTCGGTCATCTGCGTGGTCGAGGACCCCGGCGACCTGTGGGCGCTGGAACGCACCCGCGCCTTCCACGGCACCTACCATGTGCTGGGCGGCCTGTTGTCGGCGTTGCAGGGCGTCGGCCCCGACGACCTGAACATCTCCGGCCTCGCCGAACGGGCCAAGGATCCGGCGGTGCGCGAGGTCATCCTGGCGCTGAACGCCACCGTCGACGGCCAGACCACCGCCCATGTGGTGACCGACCGTCTGACCGATGCCGACGTCTCGGTCTCCCGCCTCGCCCATGGCGTGCCGGTCGGCGGCGAACTGGACTATCTCGACGACGGCACGCTGACCGCGGCGTTGAAGGCACGGCGGCCGTTGTAGCGGCATGACGGTGAACGCCAAGTTGCAGCAACTTGGCACCGATGCCGAAGTACCGGCAACCCGAACATCCACCGGCCCTGCCGGCAACCCTGCCGGGGTGGCGCCTCAGCCGGGGAAGCCGGCCATCGCCCGGATCTCGGCCGGGCTGCGACCCTCGTCGCGGAGCGAGCGCAGCGTCTGGGCGCGGTCGCGCTTAGCCAGCCGCTCTCCCGCCGCGTTCCGCAGCAGGCCGTGATGATGGTGATCGGGCGGATCGTAGCCCAGCAGCGCCTGCAACAGCCGGTGCAGATGGGTGGCGAAGAACAGATCCTCGCCGCGGGTGACCAGCGTCACGCCCTGGAGATGGTCGTCGACGGTGACGCTGAGATGGTAGCTGGTCGGCGTGTCCTTGCGCGCCAGCACCACGTCGCCCAGCAGCTCCGGCACCGCCTCCTGCCATCCCCGGCCGCGGTCGTGCCAGCGCAGGCGGCCGGTCAGCCGGGATGCGGCGGCGACGTCCAGGCGCAGCGCCCAGGCCTCGCCGCCGGCGATCCGCTCCGTCCGCTCCTCCGCCGGGCGGTGGCGGCAGGTGCCGGGATAGAGCGGCCCGTCGGGGCCGTGCGGGGCGGCGCCGGCCCCGGCGATCTCGGCCGCGATCTCGGCGGCGATGTCCTTGCGGGTGCAGAAGCAGGGATAGAGCACGCCCAGTGCCCCGAGCCGGGCCAGGGCGGCGCGGTAATCGTCGAAATGGTCGGACTGGCGCCGGACCGGACCGTCCCAGTCGAGGCCGAGCCAGGCCAGATCCTCGATCAGGTCGCGTTCATATTCGGGACGGCAGCGGTTGCGGTCGATGTCCTCGATCCGCAACAGGAAGCGCCCGCCGCCGCGGGCCATGGTCCAGCCGAACAGGGCGGAATGGGCATTGCCCAGATGCAGATGCCCGGTCGGGCTGGGGGCGAAGCGGGTGACGAGGTCGCTCATTCCCGCCTTATAGATCGGATCGCGTAAAATCGGCATCGATTTGAAGCGTGAATCCGATCGCCAAACATAAGGCCAGCGCATCGCCCGCCGGATCGGGCGCGCGATGCGCGAGGGGGGAGGGGCTCAGAAATAGGGGTTGTCGCGGATCGGCTCGACCGGAATGTCCTCACCCTCCAGATACAGAGCCAGCCGACGGCGCAGTTCGCGATCGAAGGCGTCGATGCGGATCTGACGGTCACGCTCCTCGCGTTCGCGGCGCTTCTGGGCGAGGTCGATGATGACGGCGGTCATGGCGGGACTTTCCTCGGGGTCGCGTCCGGCCGGCGCAACCGGCGGGATCGTCTAGGATCAACGAGGTCCACGATGCCGCCGTCATGGTTAACGAGGGGTAACCGCACAAGCGCAGGGACGCATCTTTTTCGGGATGTCACAGCCGATGCGCGAGTGCTCCCGCCTGGGCCGTCCTTCCCCCCGCCCTGGCCTGTCCCGCCCCGGGAGCGATGCCCACAGCGCGAAAAAGGTTACACATCGGTGAAGAAATTGGGTCCCGCCGGGTCAAGATGTTGAGTCCCGGCTGCCGATCCTCTATGTATCTGGTTGTCCCGGATCGGCGATCCGGCTGCCGGGGCTGATAAGACGGCAATAAGACAGCAGCCCGCGCACGAGCCGCAACACCGCGCGCCGGGTTCGTGACACGGTTACAGAAACGGTTTCAGACAAGGGAGTGGCCATTGGCTCCACCACCCGATCACTGTCCGGCTCTGGTGCTGAACGCGGATTTCCGCCCGCTCAGTTACTTCCCCTTGTCGCTATGGTCCTGGCAGGAAGCGGTCAAGGCGGTCTTTCTCGAACGGGTCAACATCGTATCGCACTATGACCGGGTCGTCAGATCCCCCAGCTTCGAACTCCGATTGCCCAGCGTCATCTCGCTGAAAGAGTTCATCCCCGCCACCCGCCGCCCGGCCTTCACCCGCTTCAACGTCTTCCTGCGCGACCGCTTCACCTGCCAGTATTGCGGCCGCCCCTTCCCCACCCAGGATCTGACCTTCGATCATGTGGTCCCGCGGTCGCGCGGCGGCCGGACGACGTGGGAAAACGTCATCACCTCCTGTTCCGCCTGCAACCTGGCGAAGGGCGACCGGCTGCCGCATGTCTGCGGCATGATCCCCCTCAGTCCGCCCTTCCAGCCGAGCGCCTACGAACTGCAAGAGAATGGACGTGCCTTCCCGCCAAACTTCCTTCACGAAAGTTGGCGGGATTTTCTTTATTGGGACTCGGAACTGGATCCGATGTAGGCGGATGCGGACGCCCCCTAAACCCGCTCCGCCACCCAGATCACCGCCCGCGTGCCGGCCTTGATCGCGGCGGTCAGCACCGGATAGCCGGCCGCGAGCTCCGCCTCGTTGACGAGGCCGATGTCGCGATGCTCGACCTCCTCCGCCTGGAACTTGCGGATGCTGTCGGCCAGCTCCTGCTCGTCGGGGCCGAGTTCCTTCAACTGCGCCTCGTAATGCCGCTCGATCACCTCTTCCACCGCGACGGTGCAGGCCATCGCCGCCCGCTCGCCCAGCAGCGCAGTGCCGGCGCCCAGCAGGAAGCCGGTGACGTGCCACAGCGGCTGCAGCAGGGTCGGGCGCACGCGGCGCCGGGTCAGCTGCCTCTCGAAATACTCCAGATGCTCCAGCTCCTGCTCGGCCATGTGGCGCAGGGTCTTGCCGTGGCGGCCCTTGCCGATCACGGCGATCTGGCCCTCGTAGATGCGCTTCGCGCCATATTCGCCGGCATGGTCGACACGGACGATGCGGGCCAGCCGGTCGCGCCGCGGCAGGTCGCCGGGCAGCGCGCCCCGCGACGCGGACGGATGGCGGGTTCGGCTGGCGTTCGGCCCAGAGTTCGGGAAGCTCGTTTCGCTCACAATGCGGTCCTCGACACCGGGGTGCGGGTGTAGGCGATGCGCGCGGCGACGAAGGCGTAGGCCGCCAGCGCCAGCGAGATCGCCACATTGTAGCCCGCCATGGAGATGCCGAACAGCGACCATGCCACCTCGTCGCAGCGGGTGACCGGGGCGGCCATCACCTGGGCGCGCAACGCCTCGATCGAATTGACTGGCGCCGACCCGCCGCAGGAGGAGGTGCCGGCCCACCAATGCTGTTCCACCCCGACATGATAGGCGGCGATCCCGGCGCCGGCCAGCAGGGCGAACCCGCTCGCCACCAGCAACGCGTCGCCCAGCCCCTTCCAGCGGCGGAACAGCCAGGTCACCAGCCCGAACGCCATCACCGCCACATAGGGCCAGCGCTGCATGATGCAGAGGACGCAGGGTTGGTAATCCAGCACGAACTGGAAGAACAGCGCCGACAGCAGCACCCCGGCGCTGGCCAGCGCCAGCAGCAGGGAGGCCACGCGGGGATCGTCGAGGACGCGGCAGAACAGGGGGGAGGTCGGGGGCTTGGTCGTCATGGCCGACAAGGTAGCGCGTACGGAGCCGTTCGGCCAGCCGGCAGCTCCGCCCGCCCGACCCCTGCGACGGCATGACAGGGGCGGCGGCGGCGACGGGGAATAAGCGGCGCGGCGGCGGCGTCGCCCCGTTCTTTTGCACTTTCCGTTTCCGAACGGTTGCGTTAGAAGAGGCGTCGCTGCGGGCGTGGTGAAATTGGTAGACGCGCCGGACTCAAAATCCGGTTCCGCAAGGAGTGTCGGTTCGAGTCCGACCGCCCGCACCATCTTATTCCGGCATGATGCGTCTCGCCGTTGCGCCGCGCAAGCCGAGCGCATCGAAGCTGCCGGCTCCCCCTTCCCAGCCTTCGAGCGTCCTGTCCCCCCGCTCCGCTCAGCCATCCCGAGCTGCTGCCCGGCTGCTGCGCGCGATGGCATGCACACTGGCATGCACATGACGGCCCGGCCACCGCAGAACCATCCGGGCCGCGCCATGCCTGTGGTGCCGGTCCCGCCCATACGGAACCGCCCATACGGAACACCGGGGCATGGGTGTCGACCGGCGTGAACGGCTGGGTGCGATCGCCGATCCGGAGCGGAACCCGGTGCAACCATTTCCCCGATCGCGCGTTTGTGAGGGAACAGGGCAAGCAGTGGCTTCGCCAGGAGCGACCGGGACTCTCCGGAAAGGACGTGCATGGCCTTGCCTTCGCTGTGGACGCCGCGCATGCGCCCATCCAGGGTGACGACCGCCCTGGGCTCGGCGCTTCTTGCCGCGTGCGAGGGACGGCAGTCCGCGCTGGCTCCCGCCGGCGACGGCGCGCGGGAGACCCTGGACGCCACCTGGATCCTGTTCGGTGGCGGAGCGGCGATCTTCGTCGCCGTCATGGCCCTGGCGCTCTATGCCGTGGCCGTCCCGCCGGAGCGCTTCCGGGGCGGGCGCGGCTGGGTGGTCGGCGGCGGCCTTCTCTTTCCCATCGCCGCGCTGACCCTGCTGCAACTGTACGAGTTCGGGCTGACGCGCCGGCTCGCCGCCACGCCGGAGCCTGCGCTGGTGATCGAGGTCACCGGCGCCATGTGGTGGTGGGACGTGCGCTACCGCATTCCGGGCCAGGAGCCGGTGCGCTCGGCCAACGAGATCGTCCTTCCGGCGGGCCGGCCGGTCGAAATCCGCCTGGACAGCGCCGACGTGATCCACAGCTTCTGGATCCCGAGCCTGGCCGGCAAGCTCGACATGATCCCCGGCCGAGTCAACCGGCTGTCCCTGACCCCCGAGACGCCCGGCGTCTATCGCGGCCAGTGCGCCGAATATTGCGGGGCGCAGCACGCGCTGATGGCCTTCGCCGTCGTCGTCGAGCCGCCGGACCGCTTCGACGCGTGGCTGGCCGGTCAGCGCCGGCCGGCCGCGGAGCCGGCCGACCCGCTGCTGGAGCGGGGGCGCGACGCCTTCTTCGCCTTCGGCTGCCAGTCCTGCCACACCGTGCGCGGAACGCCGGCCGACGGGCGCCTCGGCCCCGACCTCAGCAAGGTCGGCGGACGGCGGTCGCTCGGCGCCGGCAGCCTGCCGAACGGGGCGGGGCCGCTGGCCGGCTGGATCGCCGGCGCCCAGCATCTGAAACCCGAAAGCCGCATGCCATCCTTCGACGTGATGGACGCGGACACCCTGCACGCGCTGGCCGCCTGGCTGGAGAGCCTGACATGACCCTGCCCGGCGACCGCTCCCCCCCTCCCGGTCCTCTTCCGGACTCCCTTCCCAGCCCCCTGCCGCGCCCGCCGGGGGAGGAGGAGGCGCTCCGCCGGCTGTGGCGGCTGCCGACCGGGCTGGCGCGGCTGACGGCGGTCAACAACTCCGTCGTCGGCGTCTGGTACATCGCCACGGCGCTGCTGTTCTTCCTGATCGCCGGGCTGCTGGCGCTCGCCATGCGCGTGCAGCTGGCGGTGCCGGAGAACACGCTGCTCGACCATGGCACCTACAACCAGTTCTTCACCGTCCACGGCACCGGCATGATGTTCCTGTTCGCCGTGCCGATCGTCGAGGCCATCGGCGTCTACCTGCTGCCCGCCATGCTGGCGGCGCGCGACCTGCCCTTTCCCCGCCTGTCGGCCTTCGCCTTCTGGGCCTACGCCTTCGGCGGGATCTCCTTCTTCTGCTCGCTGATCTTCGACGCCGCTCCTGACGGCGGCTGGTTCATGTACCCGCCGCTGACCAGCTTCCAGTTCTCGCCCGGCATCAACGCCGATTTCTGGCTGCTCGGCATCGGCTTCATCGAGATCTCGGCGATCGCCGGCGCCATCGAGATCGTCGTCGGCATCCTGCGCACCCGGCCGCCGGGCATGACGCTGGACAAGCTGCCGATCTACGCCTGGTCGATGCTGGTGATGGCCGGCATGATCATCTTCGCCTTCCCGGCGGTGATCGTCGCCACCGCCCTGCTGGAGATCGAGCGCGCCTTCCACTGGCCCTTCTTCATCGCCGCGAAGGGCGGCGACCCGCTGCTGTGGCAGCATCTGTTCTGGTTCTTCGGCCATCCGGAGGTCTACATCATCTTCCTGCCGGCCGCCGGGCTGGTGTCGACAATGGTGCCGGCGCTGGCGCGGCGCCCGCTGGTCGGGCATGACTGGGTGGTGCTGGCGCTGGTGGGAACCGGCTTCTTCAGCTTCGGGCTGTGGGTCCACCACATGTTCGCCACCGGCATCCCGTCGCTGTCGCTCAGCTTCTTTTCCGCCGCCAGCATGGCCGTCGCGGTGCCCAGCGGCATCCAGGTCTTCGCCTGGATCGCCACGCTCGGCGGCGGGCGGGTGCAATGGACCACGGCGACCCGCTTCCTGATGGGCTTCCTGTTCATCTTCGTCCTGGGCGGGCTGACCGGCGTCATGGTGGCGGTCGTGCCCTTCGACTGGCAGGTCCATGACAGCTACTTCATCGTCGCCCACCTGCATTACGTGCTGATCGGCGGGATGGTGTTCCCGGTCTTCGCCGGCCTGTACCACTGGTGGCCGTTGCTCGACGGGCGGATGCTGTCGGAGCGGCTGGGCGGCTGGGCCTTCTGGCTGATGTTCATCGGCTTCAACGTCACCTTCTTTCCGATGCATCTGAGCGGCCTGCTCGGCATGCCCCGGCGCGTCTACACCTACCCCGGCGACCTCGGCTGGAACGCGTTGAACCTGATCTCCACCGCCGGTTCCTTCGTGCTGGCGCTGGGGGTGCTGCTGGTGCTGGTCGACATGGCGCGCAGCGTGCTGGGGCGGGGCCGGCGGGCGCCGGGAAACCCCTGGAACGCCGGCACGCTGGAATGGCTGCCCGGCCGGCTCTACGCGACCCGCAGCATCCCCCACGTCACCGGCCGATACCCGCTGTGGGACACCCCCGACCTGCCGCGCGAGGTGGAGGCGGGCGCCCATTACCTGCCCGGCGCGCCGACCGGACGGCGCGAGACCATCGTCACCGCCCCGCTCGATGCCCGGCCGCAGTACCTGATGCAGCTGCCGGGGCCGCATTGGGGGCCGTTCCTGGCCGGGCTGTTCACGGCGGCGCATTTCCTGATGCTGACCGTGCAATGGTACCAGGCATCACTGGTTCCGGCCGTGCTGGCCGTCGCCATGGTGATGTGGTGGCTGTGGGGCCTGGACAGGGGCGCGGACCGCCCGCCCCAGGACATCGGCGGCGGCTGGCGGGTTCCGGTCTATGTCCAGGGGCCGAAGAGCCATTCCTGGTGGGGCGTCGTGGTCCTCCTGCTGGTCGACGGCACCGCCTTCGCCTGCCTGATCTTCACCTACCTGTTCCTGTGGACGGTCAGCCCGGAGGTCTGGCCGGACGCCGCCCGCCTGCCCGGGCTGGAATGGCTGGGCGGCGGGCTGGCGCTGTGGATGCTGGCGGCGCTGGCGATCGGCTGGGCGAGCCGCTCCCTCGGCCGCGACCGGCAGGGCGCCTTGCGGATCGGGCTGCTGCTGGCGTGGCTGGCCATGCTCGCGGCGGTCCTGTTCGACGGACAGGCCCAGTTCCGCAGCGGCGTGAAGGGGGCCGAGAGCGCCTATGGCGCGATCGCCTGGATGCTGGTGGCTTGGCAGGCCTTCCATGTCGCGGTGATGACGCTGATGATCGGCTTCACCCTGGCGCGCTCGCTGGCCGGGCTGATGCACGCCGAACGGCGGGTGACCTTCGACAACACGATGCTGATGGGGTGGTACAGCGCGGCCCAGGGGGCCGTGGCCCTGCTGCTGCTGCATCTCTTCCCGCGCCTGGCGGTGTGAGGCCGCCATGAGCGAACGCAGCTTTCCATCCATCTTCGCCGGGATGCTGTCGCCTTTCCTGATCTGGGCGGGGCATTTCGGGGCGGTCTACGCGATCAACACGGTGATCTGCGCCCGCGGGCTCGACCGGGAAACCCTGTGGGGCGTCTCGCCGGCCCCGGTCGCGGTGACGGTCGCGACGCTGGCGGCCCTGCTGTGCGTGGCGGCGGTGGCGGTGTGGGCGGCCCGGGACACCGGCCCCGCCGACCCGGATCTGCGGCGGTTCGGACGGTGGCTCAGGATGGCCGGCGCGGGGGTCGCATTCGTCGCGATCCTCTGGAGCGGCCTGCCGGCGCTTCAGCTTCCCGCCTGCGCTTAATACCAGCGGTCATTGATGATGACCGCTGGTATCCGCGCCGACTGGCGCGGCGGCGGCCCATGCCGCCGAAGCTCTTGATCCTGACCTGTCAGGATCAAGAGCCGCTGGTATAAGGATTTCGCGCGCCCGTCAGGGCTCGCCGCCGGCATCGCCTGTTGCCGCCTTGTCCGGTTCTGCCTGGGGCGGTGCCGCCTGGAGCGGCCGGATACGGGCGTAATGGAGGGACACGGCCCGTATCTGCTCCTCCGTCAGGGTGCGCACGGCGGCGCCCATGATTCGCGACAGCGGCGTGTCGGCGCGCGTGCCCGTCCGCCAAAGCCGCAGTTGATCGCCGATATAGCCGGCGTGCTGGCCGTCCAGGGAGGGATAGCGCGGGTCGTTGTCCGGCCCGTGGCAGCCGGAACAGGCCGGAACGCCCGCCTGGGGATCGCCGGCCGTCGCCAGGCTGCGCCCCAGCTCCAGCAGGGCCGGTTCCGCCTCGGGCACCGGCGGACTGGGCGCGTTGGTCTGGCCGGCGTAATGCCCGGACAAGGCCCGCATCGTGTCCTCGTCCAGCCCCGCCACGACCGGCTGCATCATGCCGCTGGGGCGCTCGCCGCTCGCGAAGGCGCGCAGGGACTCGTACAGGTAGGCGGCGCGCTGGCCGGAGAGCCGCGGGAAGGCCCCCGTGTTGCTGCCGGCACCGTCGCGACCATGGCAGCGGGTGCAGGTTTGCAGGGCGCCCTCCTCCCGGCCGGCCAGCTCGGTGAGCCGGGCCCGGCGGGCGGGCGGCGCCTCCGCGAAGGCAAGGCGGCGGTACTCCTCGGCGCTCATGCCGTCGAGCCGCAGCAGGAAGGCGGCGACCGCCCAGGGTTCGTCCTCCCGCTCCGGCGCCGGCCAGGCCGGCATGCCGGTATAGCGCAGACCATGCCGGGTCACCCAATACAGCTCCCTCGGCTTCCAGTCCGCCACCCGCCCCGGCAGATCGGGCGGGGGCGGCATCATGCGCTGCGAAACCGGGTTGCGCGGCGCGTCCGGTGCGCCGTGGCAGGGGGCGCAGCCATTCTCGAAATGGGCGGCACCCCGTTCGATCAACGCGAGGTCGTCCAGGTCCGGCGCCTCGATGAAGAGGGCGTGCGTCTCGACGGAGTTCCGCATCGCCATGTCCAGGAACCAGCGGATGGGTGGCCAATGCTCCTTGGTCGCCGCGACGCTGTAGAGGCCGGACCAGGCGAACAGGAGGGCACCGGCAAGGCCGGTGGCGGCCAGCCCGGCGACCAGCCCGACCAGGAGCCGGATCATGCCCCCCCTCCCGTCGGCTTCCGCAGAAGCGCGCCGCCCGCCCGACCACTGCTCCCCCCGGCCTGCCGGAGCCAGCGCGCCGCCGCCAGAAGGTTGAGCGCGACATAGACGGTGGAGCCGACCACCCCCATGATCAGGCCGCCGAGCTGCTGATCCTCCAATGGCGAGATCCCCCAGGGGGCCGTGGTCGTCGCGTGGTAGGGAAACAGCGGTCCGGCCGCGAAGATCAGCAGGCCGGCCAGCATGGCCAGATGGACCGACGTTCCGAACGCCGCGAGCAGCCCCCGCACCCGCAAGGTCGGCTCCGACGGCGCAAGCACGCTTCTCCACGCGGCGAGCGCGCCGGCGAACAGCGTCCCGTGCATGGCCCACAGCACCGCATCGCTGGAAAGCGCGGCCATGTAGGGGCCGGGGAGATGCCACAGCCAGAGGAACAGGCCGAACGCGCCCCAGGCGATCTCCGGACTCCCGAAAGGCCGCGCCAGCGCCCGAATCCAGCCCGGCCAGCGGATGGCGGCGGGCGGCCATGCCAGGACGAACAGCGGCGCCGCGACCTGGATGACAAGGAGATGCTGGGCGACGCGGGCCGAAA from Azospirillum thiophilum includes:
- the ctaD gene encoding cytochrome c oxidase subunit I, with translation MTLPGDRSPPPGPLPDSLPSPLPRPPGEEEALRRLWRLPTGLARLTAVNNSVVGVWYIATALLFFLIAGLLALAMRVQLAVPENTLLDHGTYNQFFTVHGTGMMFLFAVPIVEAIGVYLLPAMLAARDLPFPRLSAFAFWAYAFGGISFFCSLIFDAAPDGGWFMYPPLTSFQFSPGINADFWLLGIGFIEISAIAGAIEIVVGILRTRPPGMTLDKLPIYAWSMLVMAGMIIFAFPAVIVATALLEIERAFHWPFFIAAKGGDPLLWQHLFWFFGHPEVYIIFLPAAGLVSTMVPALARRPLVGHDWVVLALVGTGFFSFGLWVHHMFATGIPSLSLSFFSAASMAVAVPSGIQVFAWIATLGGGRVQWTTATRFLMGFLFIFVLGGLTGVMVAVVPFDWQVHDSYFIVAHLHYVLIGGMVFPVFAGLYHWWPLLDGRMLSERLGGWAFWLMFIGFNVTFFPMHLSGLLGMPRRVYTYPGDLGWNALNLISTAGSFVLALGVLLVLVDMARSVLGRGRRAPGNPWNAGTLEWLPGRLYATRSIPHVTGRYPLWDTPDLPREVEAGAHYLPGAPTGRRETIVTAPLDARPQYLMQLPGPHWGPFLAGLFTAAHFLMLTVQWYQASLVPAVLAVAMVMWWLWGLDRGADRPPQDIGGGWRVPVYVQGPKSHSWWGVVVLLLVDGTAFACLIFTYLFLWTVSPEVWPDAARLPGLEWLGGGLALWMLAALAIGWASRSLGRDRQGALRIGLLLAWLAMLAAVLFDGQAQFRSGVKGAESAYGAIAWMLVAWQAFHVAVMTLMIGFTLARSLAGLMHAERRVTFDNTMLMGWYSAAQGAVALLLLHLFPRLAV
- a CDS encoding c-type cytochrome, which produces MIRLLVGLVAGLAATGLAGALLFAWSGLYSVAATKEHWPPIRWFLDMAMRNSVETHALFIEAPDLDDLALIERGAAHFENGCAPCHGAPDAPRNPVSQRMMPPPPDLPGRVADWKPRELYWVTRHGLRYTGMPAWPAPEREDEPWAVAAFLLRLDGMSAEEYRRLAFAEAPPARRARLTELAGREEGALQTCTRCHGRDGAGSNTGAFPRLSGQRAAYLYESLRAFASGERPSGMMQPVVAGLDEDTMRALSGHYAGQTNAPSPPVPEAEPALLELGRSLATAGDPQAGVPACSGCHGPDNDPRYPSLDGQHAGYIGDQLRLWRTGTRADTPLSRIMGAAVRTLTEEQIRAVSLHYARIRPLQAAPPQAEPDKAATGDAGGEP
- a CDS encoding cytochrome c oxidase assembly protein, with the translated sequence MPVEAPSVVPYCGTPPIPGEWLTAWNRDPVLLGVFAAALLLLMGLSRRHAGDGVRHRPLCLTAGWLVLAIALISPLCNLTSALFSARVAQHLLVIQVAAPLFVLAWPPAAIRWPGWIRALARPFGSPEIAWGAFGLFLWLWHLPGPYMAALSSDAVLWAMHGTLFAGALAAWRSVLAPSEPTLRVRGLLAAFGTSVHLAMLAGLLIFAAGPLFPYHATTTAPWGISPLEDQQLGGLIMGVVGSTVYVALNLLAAARWLRQAGGSSGRAGGALLRKPTGGGA